A stretch of Tigriopus californicus strain San Diego chromosome 11, Tcal_SD_v2.1, whole genome shotgun sequence DNA encodes these proteins:
- the LOC131890929 gene encoding uncharacterized protein LOC131890929 isoform X2 yields MDLDSTLAWLNAAVPNVPNYPASDDDSEEEVFFGPRKSHRELHGKNAKVVGRPTLYPAEIASHASTTRTPSLDEEDENNDDQPDDPAENDSLISAKDSSQLDDLENIPPTPGVAPPLSPWFRSKSSSSSPPKKSVSISPLKPETIECETPTASFMSTPSPLKDRSINQISWDRSRSPLNQIGRQNGSKSPSADQPAESDLAEEAVDRLSELPTASPPPRALEMSLNSSTASEWFNNTHDEHILYEKFGDDYDDVVAKMTNPEKRQLKLEIAQQTPKTILELLGEELLAAEMGVNTAEPPAFDESLQIEPEPIGKERDDQPAEPNPRISIKPPTPKPRTLTPQKQQPSQAIEERKKFHKRLSDEVKDFSPRLVQSSAALKLLKEDLALALSPYPSASATKTATEGETLAHKTPKGFYPQDAMITPTVGDSTHHYGTYTKSASSSTYKKPITLAQPADEMFKTPNLVTPQKSASVQRREKMGFNTPSIHRTPSYLRPTSASKHRASPKKDPITREAMDISVCPRHGYATSHQEETDHMACHASQKSAKKLPSSIDMRKIVSPVGEYIKRHPVPPIQRQIKPLVRSNQRAIARAIAAEAEAGNHQSPMDQEPMDRQPMDRQFASLPEAVYKSSRIALEKRVADGVRPGMELPKSFGKVDDVEAMVIRHVGRERVPSNVRLNSQSLQRGSASPALSAVDGLGERGVIRTYDRESVAPLNDSMLEMSIREVKKIYLGEDRPV; encoded by the exons ATGGATCTGGACTCGACGTTGGCGTGGTTGAACGCGGCCGTGCCCAATGTGCCCAATTACCCGGCCAGCGACGACGATTCCGAAGAGGAGGTCTTCTTCGGACCGCGGAAATCGCATCGAGAACTGCACGGCAAAAACGCAAA GGTGGTGGGTCGACCCACCCTATATCCGGCTGAGATCGCCTCCCACGCCTCAACGACACGAACGCCCTCACTAGACGAAGAGGACGAAAACAACGATGACCAGCCTGATGATCCAGCCGAAAATGACTCGCTCATATCAGCCAAGGACTCGTCTCAGCTCG ATGATTTGGAGAATATCCCACCCACACCGGGCGTGGCACCGCCTCTTTCTCCGTGGTTTCGATCCAAATCCAGTTCATCCAGTCCACCCAAGAAGAGCGTGTCCATTTCGCCCCTCAAACCTGAGACGATCGAGTGCGAAACCCCGACAGCCTCATTTATGAGCACGCCTTCTCCCTTAAAAGATCGGTCTATCAATCAAATCAGCTGGGATCGATCTCGGAGTCCTCTCAACCAAATTGGCCGTCAAAATGGTTCCAAATCACCCTCGGCCGATCAGCCTGCGG AGTCCGATCTCGCCGAAGAGGCAGTCGACCGATTGAGTGAGTTGCCCACGGCCTCACCGCCTCCACGAGCCCTGGAAATGAGTCTGAATTCCAGTACGGCCAGTGAGTGGTTCAATAACACGCACGACGAGCACATCTTGTACGAGAAATTCGGCGATGACTACGATGACGTGGTGGCCAAGATGACCAACCCCGAGAAGCGCCAACTGAAGTTAGAAATTGCCCAACAAACGCCTAAAACCATCCTAGAACTCTTAGGCGAGGAGCTCTTGGCCGCAGAAATGGGCGTTAACACAGCGG AGCCCCCTGCGTTTGACGAATCATTGCAAATCGAACCCGAGCCAATTGGCAAAGAAAGAGACGATCAACCAGCGGAACCAAACCCCCGAATCAGCATCAAGCCGCCTACGCCCAAACCCCGAACCTTGACCCCACAAAAGCAGCAGCCATCTCAAGCGATCGAGGAGCGCAAGAAGTTCCACAAACGACTTAGTGACGAGGTCAAGGACTTTTCACCTCGATTGGTCCAATCCTCGGCGGCTCTAAAACTCTTAAAAGAAGATCTGGCCTTGGCCCTATCCCCGTACCCGTCGGCATCCGCGACCAAAACGGCGACCGAAGGAGAGACTCTCGCTCACAAAACCCCCAAAGGGTTTTATCCCCAGGATGCGATGATCACTCCCACTGTGGGTGACTCCACCCACCACTACGGAACCTATACCAAGAGTGCCTCTTCGTCTACATACAAGAAACCGATTACCTTGGCCCAGCCAGCGGATGAGATGTTCAAAACCCCGAACCTGGTCACGCCCCAGAAATCCGCCTCCGTCCAACGCCGGGAGAAGATGGGCTTCAACACGCCCTCGATTCACCGCACGCCGTCTTATTTGCGCCCAACCTCGGCATCGAAACATCGAGCCTCACCCAAGAAGGACCCGATTACACGAGAGGCCATGGACATCTCAGTCTGTCCCCGACATGGCTACGCCACGTCCCATCAAGAAGAAACGGATCACATGGCTTGTCACGCCTCCCAAAAATCGGCCAAGAAGCTGCCCTCCTCCATCGACATGCGAAAGATTGTGTCGCCCGTGGGCGAGTACATCAAACGCCATCCAGTCCCGCCCATTCAGAGACAGATCAAGCCGTTGGTGCGTTCGAATCAAAGGGCCATTGCCAGAGCCATTGCCGCCGAGGCTGAGGCCGGGAATCATCAGTCGCCGATGGATCAGGAGCCAATGGATCGGCAGCCAATGGATCGTCAGTTCGCCTCTCTTCCGGAGGCCGTGTACAAATCCTCCCGGATCGCTCTGGAAAAGCGAGTGGCCGATGGGGTCAGACCGGGCATGGAGTTGCCTAAATCATTTGGCAAAGTAGATGACGTCGAAGCAATG GTGATTCGCCATGTGGGTCGTGAACGTGTTCCTTCCAATGTGAGGCTCAATTCGCAATCCTTGCAAAGAGGCTCGGCCAGTCCAGCCTTGTCGGCGGTGGACGGTTTGGGAGAACGTGGCGTGATTCGAACCTACGACCGAGAGTCCGTGGCTCCTTTGAACGACAGTATGTTGGAGATGAGCATCCGCGAGGTGAAGAAGATCTACTTGGGCGAGGACCGCCCGGTTTAG
- the LOC131890929 gene encoding uncharacterized protein LOC131890929 isoform X1: MDLDSTLAWLNAAVPNVPNYPASDDDSEEEVFFGPRKSHRELHGKNAKVVGRPTLYPAEIASHASTTRTPSLDEEDENNDDQPDDPAENDSLISAKDSSQLDDLENIPPTPGVAPPLSPWFRSKSSSSSPPKKSVSISPLKPETIECETPTASFMSTPSPLKDRSINQISWDRSRSPLNQIGRQNGSKSPSADQPAESDLAEEAVDRLSELPTASPPPRALEMSLNSSTASEWFNNTHDEHILYEKFGDDYDDVVAKMTNPEKRQLKLEIAQQTPKTILELLGEELLAAEMGVNTAGEPPAFDESLQIEPEPIGKERDDQPAEPNPRISIKPPTPKPRTLTPQKQQPSQAIEERKKFHKRLSDEVKDFSPRLVQSSAALKLLKEDLALALSPYPSASATKTATEGETLAHKTPKGFYPQDAMITPTVGDSTHHYGTYTKSASSSTYKKPITLAQPADEMFKTPNLVTPQKSASVQRREKMGFNTPSIHRTPSYLRPTSASKHRASPKKDPITREAMDISVCPRHGYATSHQEETDHMACHASQKSAKKLPSSIDMRKIVSPVGEYIKRHPVPPIQRQIKPLVRSNQRAIARAIAAEAEAGNHQSPMDQEPMDRQPMDRQFASLPEAVYKSSRIALEKRVADGVRPGMELPKSFGKVDDVEAMVIRHVGRERVPSNVRLNSQSLQRGSASPALSAVDGLGERGVIRTYDRESVAPLNDSMLEMSIREVKKIYLGEDRPV, encoded by the exons ATGGATCTGGACTCGACGTTGGCGTGGTTGAACGCGGCCGTGCCCAATGTGCCCAATTACCCGGCCAGCGACGACGATTCCGAAGAGGAGGTCTTCTTCGGACCGCGGAAATCGCATCGAGAACTGCACGGCAAAAACGCAAA GGTGGTGGGTCGACCCACCCTATATCCGGCTGAGATCGCCTCCCACGCCTCAACGACACGAACGCCCTCACTAGACGAAGAGGACGAAAACAACGATGACCAGCCTGATGATCCAGCCGAAAATGACTCGCTCATATCAGCCAAGGACTCGTCTCAGCTCG ATGATTTGGAGAATATCCCACCCACACCGGGCGTGGCACCGCCTCTTTCTCCGTGGTTTCGATCCAAATCCAGTTCATCCAGTCCACCCAAGAAGAGCGTGTCCATTTCGCCCCTCAAACCTGAGACGATCGAGTGCGAAACCCCGACAGCCTCATTTATGAGCACGCCTTCTCCCTTAAAAGATCGGTCTATCAATCAAATCAGCTGGGATCGATCTCGGAGTCCTCTCAACCAAATTGGCCGTCAAAATGGTTCCAAATCACCCTCGGCCGATCAGCCTGCGG AGTCCGATCTCGCCGAAGAGGCAGTCGACCGATTGAGTGAGTTGCCCACGGCCTCACCGCCTCCACGAGCCCTGGAAATGAGTCTGAATTCCAGTACGGCCAGTGAGTGGTTCAATAACACGCACGACGAGCACATCTTGTACGAGAAATTCGGCGATGACTACGATGACGTGGTGGCCAAGATGACCAACCCCGAGAAGCGCCAACTGAAGTTAGAAATTGCCCAACAAACGCCTAAAACCATCCTAGAACTCTTAGGCGAGGAGCTCTTGGCCGCAGAAATGGGCGTTAACACAGCGG GAGAGCCCCCTGCGTTTGACGAATCATTGCAAATCGAACCCGAGCCAATTGGCAAAGAAAGAGACGATCAACCAGCGGAACCAAACCCCCGAATCAGCATCAAGCCGCCTACGCCCAAACCCCGAACCTTGACCCCACAAAAGCAGCAGCCATCTCAAGCGATCGAGGAGCGCAAGAAGTTCCACAAACGACTTAGTGACGAGGTCAAGGACTTTTCACCTCGATTGGTCCAATCCTCGGCGGCTCTAAAACTCTTAAAAGAAGATCTGGCCTTGGCCCTATCCCCGTACCCGTCGGCATCCGCGACCAAAACGGCGACCGAAGGAGAGACTCTCGCTCACAAAACCCCCAAAGGGTTTTATCCCCAGGATGCGATGATCACTCCCACTGTGGGTGACTCCACCCACCACTACGGAACCTATACCAAGAGTGCCTCTTCGTCTACATACAAGAAACCGATTACCTTGGCCCAGCCAGCGGATGAGATGTTCAAAACCCCGAACCTGGTCACGCCCCAGAAATCCGCCTCCGTCCAACGCCGGGAGAAGATGGGCTTCAACACGCCCTCGATTCACCGCACGCCGTCTTATTTGCGCCCAACCTCGGCATCGAAACATCGAGCCTCACCCAAGAAGGACCCGATTACACGAGAGGCCATGGACATCTCAGTCTGTCCCCGACATGGCTACGCCACGTCCCATCAAGAAGAAACGGATCACATGGCTTGTCACGCCTCCCAAAAATCGGCCAAGAAGCTGCCCTCCTCCATCGACATGCGAAAGATTGTGTCGCCCGTGGGCGAGTACATCAAACGCCATCCAGTCCCGCCCATTCAGAGACAGATCAAGCCGTTGGTGCGTTCGAATCAAAGGGCCATTGCCAGAGCCATTGCCGCCGAGGCTGAGGCCGGGAATCATCAGTCGCCGATGGATCAGGAGCCAATGGATCGGCAGCCAATGGATCGTCAGTTCGCCTCTCTTCCGGAGGCCGTGTACAAATCCTCCCGGATCGCTCTGGAAAAGCGAGTGGCCGATGGGGTCAGACCGGGCATGGAGTTGCCTAAATCATTTGGCAAAGTAGATGACGTCGAAGCAATG GTGATTCGCCATGTGGGTCGTGAACGTGTTCCTTCCAATGTGAGGCTCAATTCGCAATCCTTGCAAAGAGGCTCGGCCAGTCCAGCCTTGTCGGCGGTGGACGGTTTGGGAGAACGTGGCGTGATTCGAACCTACGACCGAGAGTCCGTGGCTCCTTTGAACGACAGTATGTTGGAGATGAGCATCCGCGAGGTGAAGAAGATCTACTTGGGCGAGGACCGCCCGGTTTAG
- the LOC131890933 gene encoding uncharacterized protein LOC131890933 gives MPFFHHFLSESLANNQQCCQTTNMSQPTAISQQRPNNNGMIKQLKCGYLLHYKKKLFGKAWREEFVVLYEDSSVIWFRDRDRLDPEGGVFLRDAPELLAAGQWVSRVPVKPELPSGCDIKLAIAMGSRHRDKIQWFLCKSEAELVEWMSAINKTLPQPPPPPEEMRTLSRSTGSKGKEMLPTATHEDLPPFILPPPPPPPQLVLTSTGCRDCDADKLAQRFDRMALNNATNNGRSATQGFTDHTRSFSAGRLNAIKRDGSGSNGTSTPKLLPKPMTRQLSFQDNDTCSPNRSKGSFTNVAAGVLIGGVLTQWNTGPDCWDWGMGWGWTGWNAAFCGTCAMEQAVLANHGILQPHLTTAPPTTGIQGSHPGDSNAAHFYFDGDQDIGELGETDVDCDFGDFGF, from the exons ATGCCCTTTTTCCATCACTTTCTCTCCGAATCCTTGGCCAACAATCAACAGTGTTGCCAAACCACCAACATGTCACAACCCACCGCCATTAGCCAACAACGGCCAAATAACAATG GTATGatcaaacaactcaaatgtgGATATCTACTTCACTACAAGA AGAAACTATTCGGGAAAGCTTGGCGCGAGGAATTCGTTGTCCTCTACGAGGACAGCTCAGTTATTTGGTTCCGTGATCGGGATCGATTGGACCCCGAGGGCGGCGTTTTTCTTCGAGATGCGCCCGAATTGCTTGCCGCAGGACAA TGGGTCTCACGTGTTCCAGTCAAGCCCGAACTTCCCTCGGGTTGTGATATCAAACTTGCCATTGCTATGGGATCCAGACATCGTGATAAAATACAATGGTTTCTGTGCAAATCTGAGGCCGAGCTCGT GGAATGGATGTCTGCCATCAATAAAACA TTGCCTCAACCTCCTCCCCCTCCCGAGGAAATGAGGACTCTCAGCCGGTCCACGGGGTCCAAAGGGAAGGAAATGTTGCCAACCGCTACCCACGAGGACCTTCCACCGTTCATCCTGCCACCGCCCCCTCCGCCCCCTCAACTAGTTTTGACCTCCACTGGATGTCGAGATTGCGACGCAGACAAACTGGCCCAACGGTTCGATCGGATGGCGTTGAACAACGCCACCAACAATGGGCGGTCCGCCACTCAAGGCTTCACTGATCACACTCGAAGTTTCTCAGCGGGCAGACTCAACGCCATTAAGCGGGACGGCAGCGGAAGCAACGGCACTTCCACGCCCAAATTGCTGCCCAAACCCATGACACGACAGCTGTCGTTTCAAGACAATGACACGTGTTCGCCCAATCGAAGTAAAGGTAGCTTTACGAATGTGGCTGCAGGCGTCTTGATCGGAGGCGTGCTTACCCAATGGAACACAGGTCCGGATTGTTGGGACTGGGGCATGGGATGGGGCTGGACTGGGTGGAATGCGGCATTTTGCGGCACTTGTGCCATGGAACAAGCCGTCTTAGCTAACCATGGCATCCTTCAGCCGCATCTGACGACTGCTCCTCCCACCACGGGCATTCAGGGCTCTCATCCTGGGGACTCGAATGCGGCCCACTTCTATTTTGATGGAGACCAGGACATTGGCGAATTGGGCGAGACCGATGTGGATTGCGATTTCGGCGACTTTGGCTTCTGA